The window CGACATGTTCTCCGGGGGGGCGCTGGCGCGCTTCTCCATTTTCACGCTCGGCATCATGCCGTACATCAGTTCGTCGATCATCCTTCAGCTGCTGACGGTCGTCATACCGCAGCTCGAGAAACTCTCCAAGGAAGGGGAGCTCGGCCGGCGGAAAATCACGCAGTACACCCGGTACGGAACGATCGTCCTGTCCGTCATCCAGGGAATGGGGATTGCCGTCGGGCTGGAAAGCGTTTCGGCGGGGACGGGTTCCGTCGTCTACCATCCCGGGTGGGCGTTCCGGGTCATGACGGTCATCACCCTCACGTCGGGCACGGCGTTCCTCATGTGGCTGGGCGAGCAGATCACCGAGCGGGGGATCGGCAACGGGATCTCCCTCATCATCTTCGCCGGCATCGTGGCCCGATTCCCGAGCGGCCTGGTCCGCACGGTCACCCTGGTCCGCACGGGCGAGATGAACATCTTCTCGGGGCTGTTCCTGCTGGCGCTCATGATCGCGGTCGTCGCGATCATCATCTTTTTCGAGCGGGCGCACCGTCGCATCCCGGTGCAGTATGCCCGCAGGATCGTCGGGCGGAAGGTCTACGGCGGGCAGAGCACCCACCTGCCGCTGAAGGTGAACACGGCCGGCGTCATTCCGCCGATCTTCGCTTCCTCCATCCTGCTCTTCCCCGCGACGATCGCAAGCTTCATCAAGCACCCGATCACACGGACGATCTCCGACGCCCTCACTCCGGGCCGCGTCGGCTACGAGCTTCTCTTCGTAGCGTTCATCATCTTCTTCTGCTATTTCTACACGGCGGTCACGTTCAACCCGGTCGACGTGGCGGACAACATGAAGAAGTACGGAGGCTTCGTCCCGGGGATCCGTCCCGGAAAGAAGACGGCGGAGTACATCGACAAGATCCTGACGCGGATCACGCTGGGCGGTGCGATCTACGTCTCCGTCATCTGCGTCCTGCCGAGCATCCTCATCGCCCGCTTCAACGTTCCCTTCTATTTCGGCGGAACCGGGCTCCTGATCGTGGTGGGCGTCGCGATGGACACGGTGCAGCAGATCGAGTCGCACCTGATCACGAGGCATTACGAAGGATTCCTCAAGAAAGGCCAGATGAAAGGGAGGAGGGGATAAGCCGATGATGGGTATCATCCTTCTGGGCCCCCCCGGAGCGGGGAAGGGCACCCAGGCCAAGAAGTTGACGCAGTCGTTCGCCATACCCCAGATCTCGACGGGGGATATGCTCCGGGCGGCGGTCAAGAACGGAACGGCGCTCGGAAAGCAGGCCAAGGCGTTCATGGACGCGGGAGGGTTAGTGCCCGACGAGGTCGTCATCGGCATCGTCAAGGAGCGTCTCGCGGCGGACGATTGCGCGAAGGGATTCATTCTCGACGGATTCCCGCGGACGATCCCGCAGGCCGAGGCCCTCGACCGCGTGACGAAGGAGCTGGGGAAGGAGATCCAGTTCGTCCTCTCGCTTGAAGTCGACCAGAACGAACTGATGGAACGGCTGTGCGGACGCCGCACCTGCACCGGGTGCGGGGCGATGTACCACGTGAAGTTCAATCCTCCCAAGGCGTCCGGGAAGTGCGACAAGTGCGGAACGGCCCTGATCCAGCGGGACGACGACAAGGAAGAGACGATCAAGAACCGGCTGGCCAACTACAACAAGGCCACGGCTCCTCTGCTCGATTACTACAAGAACACGGGGAAAATCCGGTCCGTGATGGCATCCGGCGAGATCGACGCCATCTACGCCGGGATCGTGAAGATTCTCAGGTAGGGGATGATCCTCGTAAAGTCGCCTCGCGAGATAGAGGTGATGCGGCGCGCCGGCGCCGTCGTAGGCAGGTTCTTTGAAGAAGTGAGGCCGTTGATTCTTCCCGGGGTCAGCACGTGGGAGCTTGAACAGTTCGCCGACCGGTTCATCGCCCGGAACGGCGTGCGAACCGCCTTCAAGGGATACATGGGATACCCGGCGCACCTTTGCGCCTCCATCAACGAGGAGGTGGTGCACGGGATCCCGTCCAAGGACCGGGTCGTCCGCGAGGGCGACATCCTGAGCATCGATTTCGGGATCGTGCGGGAGGGATTCTACGGGGATTCCGCGATGACCTTTCCCGTCGGGGAGGTGAACGGCGTTTCCGCCAGGCTTCTCGCCGCGACGGAACGTTCGCTTGCGGCGGGTATCAACGAGGTGCGGCCCGGGAACCGCCTGGGCGATGTTTCGGCGGCCGTGCAGGAAACGGTGGAGGCCGAGGGGTTTTCGGTGGTTCGCGACTTCGTCGGGCACGGGATCGGAAGGTCGCTTCACGAGGACCCTCAGATTCCGAATTTCGGCAAGCGGGGAGTCGGCCCGAAACTGATGGCGGGAATGATCCTGGCCATCGAACCGATGGTGAACGCCGGGGGCTGGCCCGTGGAGGTCTTGGCGGACGGGTGGACGGTCGTGACGCGGGACCGTAGCCGATCGGCTCACTTCGAGCATACGGTGGCCGTAACCGAGGACGGGCATCAGATATTAAGTCTTCCTTGATATTAATTGTAAGATATACGCGGATGCAAAGAGGAATATGGCAAAAGAAGAGGCGATAGAAATCGAGGGTACGGTGATCGAGCCGTTGCCGAATGCCATGTTCCGCGTGGAGCTCGACAACAAGATGAGGGTGCTGGCTCACATCTCCGGAAAGATGCGGATGCATTTCATAAAAATCCTGCCGGGGGACCGGGTCACCGTTCAGTTGACGCCGTATGACCTGACCCGGGGCCGGATCACTTACCGATCGAAGTGAAGAGGGGACGAAAATGAAAGTCAGGCCGTCGGTGAGAAAGTTTTGCGTCAAGTGCAAGGTCATCCGCCGGAAAGGCGTCGTCCGGGTGATCTGCGAGAACCCGAAACACAAGCAGCGCCAAGGATAGGCGCACAGGGATAGACGCCGCAACAGATCGGACCAAGGAGGAGTCGGTTGGCACGCATAGCGGGTGTGGACATTCCGAAGACGAAGAAGATCGGTACGGCCCTGACGTACATCTACGGGATCGGCCCGACCTCCGCGGCGAAGATCCTCGAGGAGGCGCGCGTCTCGCCGGATTTGAGGACGAGCACGCTGGGCGAGGACCAGGTCGCCCGGATCCGGGACGTGATCGACGCCAATTATCGCGTCGAGGGGGACCTGCGCAAGGAAATCTCCATGAACATCAAGCGCCTGATGGACCTCGGGGCCTATCGGGGACTTCGCCACCGCAAGGGACTGCCGGCGCGTGGTCAGCGCACCCATACGAACGCGCGTACCCGGAAGGGGCCGCGCAAGGGTGCCGTCGCAAAGAAGAAGGAAGCCACGAAGAAATAAGGACGGCTGAACCAGCCGGCGATAACCCCCGCCGCGGGGCGGGTGCGGAGGAACGATGGCAACGCCGAAAAAGAAAGGCAAGAGGAAGGTCCGCCGGAGCGTCCCGGTCGGGGTGGCGCACATCCAGGCGACCTTCAACAACACGATCATCACGATCACCGATCCGGACGGGAATACCCTCGCATGGGCAAGCGCGGGGGCAAAGGGGTTCAAGGGGTCCAGGAAAAGCACCCCGTTCGCGGCAACCGTCGCCGCCGAGGAAGTCGCGAAAAAGGCGATGGACAGCGGCGTGAACACGGTGACCGTTCACATCAAGGGTCCCGGGTCCGGTCGAGAGGCCGCGCTTCGGTCCCTGCAGGCCTCCGGGCTGAAGGTGAATTTCATCCGGGACGTGACGCCGATCCCGCACAACGGATGCCGGCCGCCGAAGCGCCGTCGCGTCTGACCACCGCAACCCAAAGGGACAAGGAGGACATTTTCTTTGGCAAGGTATCGTGAGGCCGTCTGCAGGCTCTGTCGTCGGGAAGGGGTCGAGCTCTACCTAAAGGGAGATCGCTGCTTCACCGACAAGTGCGCAATCAAAAGGAGAGGCTACCCGCCGGGCCAGCACGGCCAGCGGCGCCCGAAACATAGCGACTACGGCGTCCAACTGCGGGAGAAGCAGAAGGCGAAACGGATCTACGGCCTGCTGGAGCGCCAGTTCCGCAATTACTTCGAGAAGGCGGACCGGATGAAGGGGAAGACCGGCGAGAACCTGCTGATCCTCCTCGAGCGGCGCCTCGACAGCGTCGCCTACAAGCTGGGGTTCGCCCCGACCCGGCGAGAAAGCCGACAGATCGTCCGGCACGGGCACTTCCTCGTGAACGGGAAGAAGGTGAATATTCCTTCCTTCCTTGTCCGTTCGGGGGACGTGCTCGAGTTGCGTGAAAAGAGCCGGAAGATCCCGAACGTGAACGAGTCGCTCGACGCCGTGGTCCGAAAGGGGATTCCGCCCTGGCTCGAGCTCGAGCGCGACAGTTTCCGGGGGAAGATCAAGACCCTGCCGTCCCGGGCTGACATCCAGGAGCCGATCCAGGAACAGCTGATCGTCGAGCTCTACTCGAAGTAAGCCTAATTGGGGCAAGGAGAAGGGGGACGCATGTTTCAGAGAAACTGGAAACAGTTGATCAAGCCGCGCCGCATCGAGGTCCAGACCGACACGGCGACATTCAATTACGGAAAATTCGTGGCCGAGCCCCTCGAGCGGGGATTCGGTACCACCTTGGGAAACGCCCTTCGCAGGATTCTCCTGTCTTCCCTGCAGGGCGGCGCCATCACATCGGTCCGCATCGAGGGGGTACAGCACGAGTTCTCCACGATGACGGGAGTCGTGGAGGACGTTACCGACGTCGTTCTCAACCTCAAGGAGGTCCGCCTCCGGATGCATTCGCCGGAGCAGCGCACGCTTGTGCTGGAGGCGAAGGGGCCCCGCCGCGTAAAGGCTTCCGACATCTCCCCGGATCCGATGGTGGAGATCCTCAACCGGGACCACCACATCGCCGAGCTCTCCGCGAACGCCAAGCTGCGCATGGAGATGACCGTCCGGATGGGGAAAGGCTACGTCTCCGCCGAACGGAACCTCGAGGAGAATTCCCCGATCGGGACGATTCCCATCGACGCCATCTTCTCGCCGATCCGAAAGGTCAATTTTTCGGTGACCAACGCGCGCGTCGGTCAACAGACCGACTACGACCGCTTGACGCTCGAGGTCTGGACCGACGGATCCCTCCTTCCCGCAGACGCGGTCGCCTATGCGGCGAAGATCATGAAGGACCAATTGACCGTCTTCATCAATTTCGACGACGAGATGGAGATCCCCGACGAACCGGCGCGGCTTGAGGAAGGCGGGGCGAACGAGAATCTCTACAAGCCCGTCGAGGAACTGGAGCTCTCCGTTCGAGCCTACAACTGCCTGAAGAACGCCGAGATCAAGTACATCGGGGAGCTCGTCCAGAAGAGCGAACAGGAAATGCTCAAGACCAAGAACTTCGGGAAGAAGAGCCTCAACGAGATCAAGGATGTCCTGGTCGGGATGGGGTTCTCCCTGGGAATGAAGATCGACGATTTCACCCCGGAAAAGTTCAGCCCGCCGCGGAAAGAGGATTGACCAACCGAAGGGACGAGGATTTCTTATGCGCCATGGAATGGACCACAGGAAGCTGGGAAGGAAACCCGCGCACCGCAAGGCGCTGCTGCGGAACCTGATGAACGCGCTCGTCCACGCCGAGCGTATCGAGACCACCGTATCGAAGGCGAAGGAGTTGCGGCCGCTCGCGGACCGGTTGATCACCCTCGGGAAAGCCGCGACGCTCCATTCGCGCCGCCGCGCATTTTCCCTCCTGACCGACAAGGAGGCGACCGACAAGCTGTTCGCGACGCTGGCGGTACGATTCGCGGGGCGGCAGGGCGGGTACACCCGGATCGTCCGGACGGGCTTCCGCGTCGGT is drawn from bacterium and contains these coding sequences:
- a CDS encoding DNA-directed RNA polymerase subunit alpha, coding for MFQRNWKQLIKPRRIEVQTDTATFNYGKFVAEPLERGFGTTLGNALRRILLSSLQGGAITSVRIEGVQHEFSTMTGVVEDVTDVVLNLKEVRLRMHSPEQRTLVLEAKGPRRVKASDISPDPMVEILNRDHHIAELSANAKLRMEMTVRMGKGYVSAERNLEENSPIGTIPIDAIFSPIRKVNFSVTNARVGQQTDYDRLTLEVWTDGSLLPADAVAYAAKIMKDQLTVFINFDDEMEIPDEPARLEEGGANENLYKPVEELELSVRAYNCLKNAEIKYIGELVQKSEQEMLKTKNFGKKSLNEIKDVLVGMGFSLGMKIDDFTPEKFSPPRKED
- the rplQ gene encoding 50S ribosomal protein L17 encodes the protein MRHGMDHRKLGRKPAHRKALLRNLMNALVHAERIETTVSKAKELRPLADRLITLGKAATLHSRRRAFSLLTDKEATDKLFATLAVRFAGRQGGYTRIVRTGFRVGDGAEMAIIEYLPVEEKKAGGKGKKKAAAKKAPAKVAGKKKETKEPSRPAARKVKQAAPKETKPRASRAQTQKTPEGGQG
- the map gene encoding type I methionyl aminopeptidase — encoded protein: MILVKSPREIEVMRRAGAVVGRFFEEVRPLILPGVSTWELEQFADRFIARNGVRTAFKGYMGYPAHLCASINEEVVHGIPSKDRVVREGDILSIDFGIVREGFYGDSAMTFPVGEVNGVSARLLAATERSLAAGINEVRPGNRLGDVSAAVQETVEAEGFSVVRDFVGHGIGRSLHEDPQIPNFGKRGVGPKLMAGMILAIEPMVNAGGWPVEVLADGWTVVTRDRSRSAHFEHTVAVTEDGHQILSLP
- the rpsD gene encoding 30S ribosomal protein S4; this encodes MARYREAVCRLCRREGVELYLKGDRCFTDKCAIKRRGYPPGQHGQRRPKHSDYGVQLREKQKAKRIYGLLERQFRNYFEKADRMKGKTGENLLILLERRLDSVAYKLGFAPTRRESRQIVRHGHFLVNGKKVNIPSFLVRSGDVLELREKSRKIPNVNESLDAVVRKGIPPWLELERDSFRGKIKTLPSRADIQEPIQEQLIVELYSK
- the rpsM gene encoding 30S ribosomal protein S13; amino-acid sequence: MARIAGVDIPKTKKIGTALTYIYGIGPTSAAKILEEARVSPDLRTSTLGEDQVARIRDVIDANYRVEGDLRKEISMNIKRLMDLGAYRGLRHRKGLPARGQRTHTNARTRKGPRKGAVAKKKEATKK
- the secY gene encoding preprotein translocase subunit SecY; amino-acid sequence: MLDGFQNITRVPELKRRILVTGLLLIVYRIGIHIPTPGIDNLALKAVFDSQAGTLFGLIDMFSGGALARFSIFTLGIMPYISSSIILQLLTVVIPQLEKLSKEGELGRRKITQYTRYGTIVLSVIQGMGIAVGLESVSAGTGSVVYHPGWAFRVMTVITLTSGTAFLMWLGEQITERGIGNGISLIIFAGIVARFPSGLVRTVTLVRTGEMNIFSGLFLLALMIAVVAIIIFFERAHRRIPVQYARRIVGRKVYGGQSTHLPLKVNTAGVIPPIFASSILLFPATIASFIKHPITRTISDALTPGRVGYELLFVAFIIFFCYFYTAVTFNPVDVADNMKKYGGFVPGIRPGKKTAEYIDKILTRITLGGAIYVSVICVLPSILIARFNVPFYFGGTGLLIVVGVAMDTVQQIESHLITRHYEGFLKKGQMKGRRG
- the rpmJ gene encoding 50S ribosomal protein L36 yields the protein MKVRPSVRKFCVKCKVIRRKGVVRVICENPKHKQRQG
- the infA gene encoding translation initiation factor IF-1, which gives rise to MAKEEAIEIEGTVIEPLPNAMFRVELDNKMRVLAHISGKMRMHFIKILPGDRVTVQLTPYDLTRGRITYRSK
- a CDS encoding adenylate kinase; the protein is MGIILLGPPGAGKGTQAKKLTQSFAIPQISTGDMLRAAVKNGTALGKQAKAFMDAGGLVPDEVVIGIVKERLAADDCAKGFILDGFPRTIPQAEALDRVTKELGKEIQFVLSLEVDQNELMERLCGRRTCTGCGAMYHVKFNPPKASGKCDKCGTALIQRDDDKEETIKNRLANYNKATAPLLDYYKNTGKIRSVMASGEIDAIYAGIVKILR
- the rpsK gene encoding 30S ribosomal protein S11, coding for MATPKKKGKRKVRRSVPVGVAHIQATFNNTIITITDPDGNTLAWASAGAKGFKGSRKSTPFAATVAAEEVAKKAMDSGVNTVTVHIKGPGSGREAALRSLQASGLKVNFIRDVTPIPHNGCRPPKRRRV